Proteins from one Argopecten irradians isolate NY chromosome 15, Ai_NY, whole genome shotgun sequence genomic window:
- the LOC138309229 gene encoding E3 ubiquitin-protein ligase TRIM71-like — MATSIYEGQIPQRPQGQSTCIHHKGRQLDLYCKTCEVPACIKCMSSTHAGHLLWELNQLTSEKKQDIRSFISKTENVDLVEIDEFINSVDNSLKENINCFEQLSEQLNTQTAKLKGELDLLVVHTLSLYQQMEEDNAKLLHTYKQDLEMYSEQLKQKVEECKELLQLGTDIQIYDKDFDENSSVSLPVTPTLAIASFTPNSDPQRYLEQALGEMETLYGCQSHGRPGGDLTVRSHGKDGPPARRQTSDIDRGTDGTEEEICNQGYNLLPQTKILKKWRSPCLISSICPTTDGRAWTCFIYSNTLPLLDRKGKVVEKVKHDTMISDISLSPTKNTLWACDKCNILELESGRLQTRFSTNAEPLSICITASEHVIIGMHNKISKFTTSGELVQTTAETEEQFVTRPCRMSECPVTHNIAVVNHRREVVIMDNDLQKLLVYTGGIPDVFTPTKRDRSFKPLDVVYDGMGNLVIGDYNNQCLLLISGRGQFIRIIHTDDYWSQALGIGTHGVLWSVFRSDNVKLLQYNDMYKEDDDEYKEAKKCVLS, encoded by the coding sequence ATGGCGACCTCCATCTATGAAGGTCAGATTCCTCAGCGACCTCAAGGTCAATCCACGTGTATTCATcataaggggagacaactggaTCTTTACTGTAAAACATGTGAGGTACCAGCATGTATAAAATGCATGTCTTCTACCCACGCGGGTCATCTTTTATGGGAACTCAATCAATTAACTTCCGAGAAGAAACAAGACATTCGAAGCTTTATAAGCAAAACTGAAAATGTTGACCTTGTGGAAATAGACGAGTTTATCAATTCTGTTGATAATTCTCTGAAGGAAAATATCAATTGTTTTGAACAACTTTCAGAACAGTTGAATACACAAACCGCAAAATTAAAGGGGGAACTTGACCTACTAGTAGTCCATACTTTGTCTCTTTATCAACAAATGGAGGAGGATAACGCTAAGTTACTTCACACCTACAAACAGGACCTGGAGATGTACAGCGAACAGCTCAAACAGAAGGTAGAGGAATGTAAGGAATTACTACAGCTCGGTACTGACATACAAATCTATGATAAAGACTTTGACGAAAACTCTTCTGTCTCCCTCCCTGTCACACCTACACTTGCAATCGCTAGCTTCACCCCAAACAGTGACCCTCAGAGGTATCTAGAACAAGCTCTCGGAGAGATGGAGACTTTATATGGATGTCAGAGCCATGGACGTCCCGGAGGTGATCTCACTGTTAGATCACACGGGAAAGATGGACCGCCCGCTCGCCGGCAGACGTCAGATATTGACAGGGGTACAGACGGTACAGAAGAGGAAATATGTAATCAGGGTTATAACCTACTTCCTCAGACCAAGATACTGAAGAAGTGGAGATCTCCTTGTTTAATTAGTTCTATATGTCCTACTACTGACGGTCGGGCTTGGACCTGTTTTATCTACAGTAACACACTACCTCTCCTCGACAGGAAGGGTAAAGTAGTAGAGAAAGTTAAACACGACACCATGATAAGTGACATAAGCCTTTCTCCTACAAAGAACACTCTGTGGGCCTGTGACAAATGTAACATCCTAGAGCTGGAGTCAGGACGACTACAGACAAGATTTAGTACCAATGCTGAACCTCTGTCCATCTGTATTACAGCCAGTGAACACGTCATCATAGGAATGCACAATAAAATCTCCAAATTCACCACCAGCGGTGAGTTGGTACAGACCACTGCAGAGACTGAGGAACAGTTTGTGACTAGGCCATGTAGGATGTCTGAGTGTCCTGTTACACATAACATCGCTGTTGTTAATCACCGGCGTGAAGTTGTCATCATGGACAATGATCTCCAGAAACTGTTAGTATATACGGGTGGAATACCAGATGTCTTTACACCAACAAAAAGGGACAGATCATTTAAACCCTTGGATGTGGTCTATGACGGTATGGGTAACCTTGTTATAGGGGATTATAACAACCAATGTCTCCTCCTCATCAGTGGTCGTGGTCAGTTTATCAGGATTATACACACTGATGATTACTGGTCACAAGCTCTTGGTATCGGCACACATGGAGTACTTTGGTCAGTGTTTCGATCAGACAATGTCAAACTTCTACAGTACAACGATATGTATAAAGAGGACGACGATGAGTATAAAGAGGCCAAAAAATGTGTGTTGTCATAA
- the LOC138309701 gene encoding uncharacterized protein — translation MATSFHEGQIPQRPPGQSTCIHHNGRQLDFFCKSCELPACIKCISSTHAGHLLCELSEFASEKKQDIRSFVDKTENVHLVEIDEYINSVDNSLKENVSCFEKLSGQLKTQTAKLKGDLDLLVAQTLSVYQQMEEDNAKLLHTYKQDLEMYSDQLKQKVEECKELLQCGSDIQIYDKHFDENSSVSLPVTPTLAIASFTRNSDPQRYLEQALGDMETLYECQSHGRPGGDLTVRSHGEDGPSAHRGTDVTEEEMCNRGYNLLPQTKILEKWRSPCLISSICPTTDGRAWTCSIYSNTLTLLDRKGKVVEKLKHDTKISDISLSPTTNTLWACGKCNILELESGRLQTRFSTNAEPLSICITASEHVIIGMDNKISKFTTSGELVQTTVETEGRFGTCPWRMYECPVTHNIAVVNRWSDVVIMDNDLQKLFVYTGDIPDVYTPTTGDRSFYPDDVVYDSMGNLVIGDRYKNRFLLISGRGQFISIIHTDDHWSDALGIDIKGVLWSVFGHGNIKLLQYNDMYKDSKCVLS, via the coding sequence ATGGCGACCTCCTTCCATGAAGGTCAGATTCCTCAGCGACCTCCCGGTCAATCCACGTGTATTCATCACAATGGGAGACAACTGGATTTTTTCTGTAAATCATGTGAGCTACCAGCATGTATCAAATGCATATCTTCTACCCACGCGGGTCATCTTTTATGTGAACTCAGTGAATTTGCTTCCGAGAAGAAGCAAGACATTCGAAGCTTCGTAGACAAAACTGAAAATGTTCACCTTGTGGAAATTGATGAGTATATCAATTCTGTTGATAATTCTCTGAAGGAAAACGTTAGTTGCTTTGAAAAACTTTCAGGACAGTTGAAAACACAAACCGCAAAATTAAAGGGTGATCTTGACCTACTAGTAGCGCAGACTTTGTCTGTTTATCAACAAATGGAGGAGGATAACGCTAAGTTACTTCACACCTACAAACAGGACCTGGAGATGTACAGCGATCAGCTCAAACAGAAGGTAGAGGAATGTAAGGAATTACTACAGTGTGGTTCTGACATACAAATCTATGATAAACACTTTGACGAAAACTCTTCTGTCTCCCTCCCTGTCACACCTACACTTGCTATCGCTAGCTTCACTCGTAACAGTGACCCTCAGAGGTATCTAGAACAAGCTCTCGGAGACATGGAGACTTTATATGAATGTCAGAGCCATGGACGTCCCGGAGGTGATCTCACTGTTAGATCACACGGGGAAGATGGACCGTCTGCTCACAGGGGTACAGACGTTACAGAAGAGGAGATGTGTAATCGGGGTTATAACCTACTTCCTCAGACCAAGATACTGGAGAAGTGGAGGTCTCCTTGTTTAATTAGTTCTATATGTCCTACTACTGACGGTCGGGCTTGGACCTGTAGTATCTACAGTAACACACTAACTCTCCTCGACAGGAAGGGTAAAGTAGTAGAGAAACTTAAACACGACACCAAGATCAGTGACATAAGCCTTTCTCCTACAACCAACACTCTGTGGGCATGTGGGAAGTGTAACATCCTAGAGCTGGAGTCAGGACGACTACAGACCAGATTTAGTACCAATGCTGAACCTCTGTCCATCTGTATTACAGCCAGTGAACACGTCATCATAGGAATGGACAATAAAATTTCCAAATTTACCACCAGCGGTGAGTTGGTACAGACCACTGTAGAGACTGAGGGACGGTTTGGGACTTGTCCATGGAGGATGTATGAGTGTCCCGTTACACATAACATCGCTGTTGTTAATCGCTGGAGTGATGTTGTCATTATGGACAATGATCTCCAGAAACTATTTGTATATACGGGTGATATACCAGATGTCTATACACCAACAACAGGAGACAGATCATTTTATCCTGATGACGTGGTCTATGACAGTATGGGTAACCTTGTTATAGGGGACCGTTATAAAAATCGTTTCCTCCTCATCAGTGGGCGTGGTCAGTTCATCAGCATTATACACACTGATGACCACTGGTCAGACGCTCTTGGTATCGATATAAAGGGAGTACTGTGGTCGGTGTTTGGTCATGGCAATATTAAACTTCTACAGTACAACGATATGTATAAAGATAGCAAATGTGTGTTGTCATAA